A window of the Henckelia pumila isolate YLH828 chromosome 3, ASM3356847v2, whole genome shotgun sequence genome harbors these coding sequences:
- the LOC140893471 gene encoding uncharacterized protein, which yields MSASCHHFRLLPSLLPGLGFPILTINPCKNIYFPHSRHYRFGDGQQRSAEVPPLCRRSVEEKGFFVYLYKKCNDNAGLHVFKGKRFRVKLQKENHLCQVSSWEGVG from the exons ATGTCCGCCTCCTGCCATCACTTCCGCCTGCTGCCATCACTTCTTCCTGGTCTAGGCTTTCCCATTCTCACCATTAATCCGtgtaagaatatttattttccCCATTCTCGCCATTATCGATTTGGAGATGGCCAACAACGAAGTGCAGAAGTTCCGCCTCTTTGTCGTCGCTCTGTGGAAGAGAAAG GTTTCTTTGTGTATCTGTATAAAAAGTGTAATGATAACGCTGGACTACATGTTTTTAAAGGCAAGCGATTTCGAGTAAAGTTGCAAAAAGAAAATCATTTATGTCAAGTATCGAGTTGGGAAG GTGTTGGTTGA